TCAATCGGTATGACGTCTCCCTATCCAGCAGAAGATTCCAGGTTCGAGTCTCTTAGAATCATGAATTTCTATCTCCATTAATTGTAATTCAttctaaacaaatattatattatttaaattatgaaGGTATATAATGATCTCTTTCTGTTTATTTCAGTAAAAACCACTGCAGCGATGTCGAATCAGTCATCTAATACAACACTGGAAAGCGATATAACTGACGGGTCGGAGGATTGGGCAGAGTCATGCCAAATTTATCTATGGGCAGCCATTTGCTTGACATGTGTAGGAGTCGGTGTGATTGGAAACCTGACGCTAATTTACATAATTCTGCGCAATGACACTATGCGCAATACGCGTAACATGTTGATATGCAATATAGCCGTCGGTGATTTGCTTTTACTCGTGTCCTATCCTACGTATACACTTTCATTTGTTTTCGACAGCATGACTATAAGTTGGACCGATATATTGTGTAAATTTTTTAAAACCTGGCTGTTAATATCACAAGGTGTTTCTGTTTTGAGTCTCACGTGGCTCAGCGTTGAACGGTACCAAGCGTTTTCAACAACACAGCGCGGTTTCGTTTCCCGTTACGTTATGGCTATAACGCTTGGTATATGGATCGTAGCCATCATTTTTACGTTGCCTCTAATTATTTACACCAATGCGAGTGAAGGCAATATTAGGTGCCTTGATTTTCCTGTACAAGAACTATCTGGTCGATTGTACGGTTTATTCCAGTTTGCTGCCCTCTATGTGATTCCCTTGTTTATCATTCTAATACACTATTGTTTGATAATAGGTATATTGTTTAAAAGTGTAAGGAGGATGCCGATTCAAACTTCGAATCGTGACGATCAGATCCGTCGACGTAAGCGATCGTCACTGGTTCTATTTCTCATCACGGTCATGTTTGCGATGTGTTGGTTACCGCATTTTATTCGCTCTATGATAACGCATTTCGATGATGATTATATAAACCTCACGTTTATCAAATTTAAACTATTTTCAGAAATGATGATCTATGTAAGCGGTTGTATAAACCCGGTAACATTGTTTTTGATCAGCAAACGACATCGGCATTATTATAAGAAATACCTTTGTTGCACTAGCCAACGTTCCCGCCAACTCCGAGTCGGATTTCTTTCAAGCGCACGTTCAATCTTCAGCAC
This region of Antedon mediterranea chromosome 8, ecAntMedi1.1, whole genome shotgun sequence genomic DNA includes:
- the LOC140056632 gene encoding bombesin receptor subtype-3-like encodes the protein MSNQSSNTTLESDITDGSEDWAESCQIYLWAAICLTCVGVGVIGNLTLIYIILRNDTMRNTRNMLICNIAVGDLLLLVSYPTYTLSFVFDSMTISWTDILCKFFKTWLLISQGVSVLSLTWLSVERYQAFSTTQRGFVSRYVMAITLGIWIVAIIFTLPLIIYTNASEGNIRCLDFPVQELSGRLYGLFQFAALYVIPLFIILIHYCLIIGILFKSVRRMPIQTSNRDDQIRRRKRSSLVLFLITVMFAMCWLPHFIRSMITHFDDDYINLTFIKFKLFSEMMIYVSGCINPVTLFLISKRHRHYYKKYLCCTSQRSRQLRVGFLSSARSIFSTRQTQADLHMRTVDLTYGEKDSESTCLKQNEAVYKDNLGGEKKE